The DNA sequence CGGCGTTCGCCGGCTGGCACGATCCGGGAGCCGCCTTCACCGCCATCACGCAGATCGGCACCGAGGCCGCCGTACTGATCTACTTCCGCAAGGACATCGCGAAGATCATCTCCACCTGGTTCCGCTCGCTGTACACGAAGGCGCTGCGCTCCGAGCAGGAAGCCAAGATGGGCTGGCTGGTGATCGTCGGCTCGATTCCGATCGGTGTCCTCGGCCTCGCCTTCAAGGACCAGATCGAGGGCCCGTTCCGCGATCTGCGACTGATCGCCACCACCCTCATCGTGATGGGCCTCGTGCTCGGCTTCGCCGACCGGCTGGCCGCGCGCGACGAGGAGGGCGGCCGGCACCGCGCCATCCGCGAGCGCAAGACCCTGAAGGAACTGGGCGTCAAGGACGGCCTCATCTTCGGTCTCTGCCAGGCGATGGCCCTGATCCCTGGTGTGTCCCGGTCGGGTGCGACGCTCTCCGGCGGTCTGCTGCTCGGCTTCACCCGCGAGGCGGCCGCCCGCTACTCCTTCCTCCTCGCCATCCCGGCCGTGCTGGCCTCGGGCCTGTTCGAGATCAAGGACGTGATGGAGAACCCGGGGCACATCGAATGGCCTCAGACGATCTTCGCCACGGTCGTCGCCTTCGTCGTCGGCTACGCGGTCATCGCCTGGTTCATGAAGTTCATCTCCAGCAAGAGCTTCATGCCGTTCGTGATCTACCGGGTCCTGCTCGGCATCCTGCTGTTCGTCCTGATCGGCATGGGTGTCCTCAGCCCCCACGCCGGCGAGTCGGCCGGCTAGTACGGCTCCCGCTCACCGCTTCGGGCGAATCGGAGGCCGCTCGGGAACGTTCCCGGGCGGCCTTCGCGTCGTTGTGCAGGGAGAGACCTGAAGACGAGCAGCAGGGGGTGTCCCATGGGTCGAGTGGTGCTGGAGCGGTTTCCGGCCGGAAGTCCGAGGGGAAGTTGGCCGGCCGAGGAGTACGCGGCGCAGCGGACGCGCGAGGGCGTGCC is a window from the Streptomyces sp. NBC_01244 genome containing:
- a CDS encoding undecaprenyl-diphosphate phosphatase; translation: MNWIESLILGLVQGLTEFLPISSSAHLRLTAAFAGWHDPGAAFTAITQIGTEAAVLIYFRKDIAKIISTWFRSLYTKALRSEQEAKMGWLVIVGSIPIGVLGLAFKDQIEGPFRDLRLIATTLIVMGLVLGFADRLAARDEEGGRHRAIRERKTLKELGVKDGLIFGLCQAMALIPGVSRSGATLSGGLLLGFTREAAARYSFLLAIPAVLASGLFEIKDVMENPGHIEWPQTIFATVVAFVVGYAVIAWFMKFISSKSFMPFVIYRVLLGILLFVLIGMGVLSPHAGESAG